Genomic segment of Chitinispirillales bacterium ANBcel5:
AATTCTTTTTAGTTTAGCACTTCTTATTTATCCTGTAATTATAGTGGCACAAACGAATCTGCTAACCAATGGGGGGTTCGAAAATGAGATGGAAAACTGGACACATTTGGTTGCTGGAGATGGAGAGGCTACCTTCAGTTTGGAAACCACAGATGTTCAGTCAGGAGCAAATGCATTAAATGTGGAGGTTGAAAGGGCCGGAACCGATGCATGGGACATCCAGAGCATACATTCCGGATGGGCCTCAGTACAGGGGCAGGAATATACACTTACCTTTTATGGAAAAAGTCCCACCGGAAGCAGCTTGCGGATGGTACAACAGAACAGCACCTATTCATCCAGGGATTTCGCGCTAAGTAACAGTTGGGAAGAACACAGCTGGACTTTCACTGCCCAGGAAGACGACTTGCAGCTAAAGATTCACTTTTTTGAGTCTGGTACTTTTCTGGTCGATGAATTTGTAATCAGCGGAGAGGACAACGCGGGTGGTGCTATCCCTATCACTATAGATCCATCTTCAAGATATCAGGAGATGGTTGGTTTTGGTGGTGCGCTTACCTGGCACTCCGACCGTATCACCAGAAGTCCTCATAAGGAGGAGTTGTTTACCTTGCTCTTTGAGGAGTTGGGAATGGATGTCCTTCGCTTAAAAAACTGGTATTATCCTCAAGACTATCCAACAAGTAAATCTTCTCAAACTATGGAAGTAGATTGGTTTAGGCCTCATTTTGTTGCTGCACAGGAGCTTTTTGAAGAGGCCAAGAGCAGAAACCCCGAAATAGAGGTATTACTCAGCTCCTGGGGACCACCTTCCTCTCTAAAGAGCAACGATGATCTTAGTGAAGGTACTTTGAAAAAAGACGATTCAGGTAATTTCATGTACTCTGAGTTTGCTCAGTATTGGGTCGATGTGCTTGATAGCATCGGCTTTACACCAGATTACATAAGCATTCAGAATGAACCAGGTTTTACAACTGAAAATTGGACCACCTGTGCCTGGCGACCTACAGAAACCTCAGAATTCCCCGGGTTCGATATCGCTCTTGACAGTGTGTATGGACGGATCAGCGGCAGATCAGATGTACCTAAAATCATTGCCCCCGAGACAGAAAACATCGGACAGGCTATTTGGGATAACAGTATAAATACATTCAGTTCAATGAATGAACCTTTAAGTACAAAAGATTATATCGATGCCTATGGATACCATATTTATAATTTCTACAATGGACCGGGAACAATTGACGCGGATCTTCTCAATATGATCCGTGATGATTTCGGCAACAAACCAAACTGGATGACAGAGTTCTCTTCAACCAATTATGACTGGCTGGCTACCGCTCATACAATTCAGCAAAACCTTCTGGAGGCCAACACATCTGCGTATATTTACTGGGAGCTAATGTGGGATGAGGAGAGCGATCAGGCA
This window contains:
- a CDS encoding carbohydrate binding domain-containing protein, giving the protein MKVKILFSLALLIYPVIIVAQTNLLTNGGFENEMENWTHLVAGDGEATFSLETTDVQSGANALNVEVERAGTDAWDIQSIHSGWASVQGQEYTLTFYGKSPTGSSLRMVQQNSTYSSRDFALSNSWEEHSWTFTAQEDDLQLKIHFFESGTFLVDEFVISGEDNAGGAIPITIDPSSRYQEMVGFGGALTWHSDRITRSPHKEELFTLLFEELGMDVLRLKNWYYPQDYPTSKSSQTMEVDWFRPHFVAAQELFEEAKSRNPEIEVLLSSWGPPSSLKSNDDLSEGTLKKDDSGNFMYSEFAQYWVDVLDSIGFTPDYISIQNEPGFTTENWTTCAWRPTETSEFPGFDIALDSVYGRISGRSDVPKIIAPETENIGQAIWDNSINTFSSMNEPLSTKDYIDAYGYHIYNFYNGPGTIDADLLNMIRDDFGNKPNWMTEFSSTNYDWLATAHTIQQNLLEANTSAYIYWELMWDEESDQAMIAVDTDGNYQVQSHYYTIKHFSKYIHQGYHRIASSGATGQLSASSFISPDETSITTVLVNRSPLSQELTLSHAGVGVKSVKGYQSVEDQWFTSLSGIDLGEDLVVPGQSLTTLVVELGDTTVSVVPRNSGVRRTSVSPSNEEWSLFSIRGELVRRGTGQNINFNNLATGLYWLRVGREKPRAVRINLDRNVIEVGNKKIKVR